DNA sequence from the Sulfurimonas sediminis genome:
ACAATAAAATCATTCTCATTGAGTGCTTTTTCAATATTCTTTATATTTTTTGGTGCATCTTTTTTCGATAAACCTTTGTATGTCATATAATAACTCCTTCATTTAGGATAAACCATTGAGTATATTATATAGCTTTTAACTAAATTAAGAGTTAAAGGTAGTAGTTTATCTTATTGCCACACCACAATCCTCTAAAAACTCAATTTTAATATTTGAGCGATAGAGTCATCCAAATCCCATCTATTGTTGATGAGTTGTTCTTGTATAGATTTTGCACCATTAAGGTGTAAAATATTCAAAATCATACTTCTAAGAATAGTCATTAAAAATGGATTTAAATGACAATTATGAGCATCTTCTAAAAGTGAATTATCTTTGTATTGATGCATGGTTTCCACTTTCCAATGGTGTAAAATTTTATTGTGAAAGAATTCTGCACTTTCATGAAAATTTGCAATACAGAATTGAATTCTAGTGCTATTAGTAATCTCGCCAGTTTTATGATTTGTTGACTCTACTTTTTTTATAACTTTTATTATTGAGCGAATATGAGTTATGCCATTATGATAAAAAGTAGTTGGTTGATATACAAACACCTTCCTATTAATCCATTCATTAGATTGTTGGACAGGTTTAGCCTTGTAAATATTTGTCGGTTTTATATCTCTTGAAATTTCATCTATTTTATCAAGTAAGGTTTTTTGATTATCTTTTACCTTGGCAATATATTTTGAACCACTATTTTCGATAGCATCAAGAGTTTTTTTGGGTATTCATTGCATCAAAAGTAAAGATAAATTCATCTCCCAATTCCCCTATCATAGCCTGAAGGGCAGGTATTTCATTCGACTTCTCTGCTA
Encoded proteins:
- a CDS encoding transposase — encoded protein: MPKKTLDAIENSGSKYIAKVKDNQKTLLDKIDEISRDIKPTNIYKAKPVQQSNEWINRKVFVYQPTTFYHNGITHIRSIIKVIKKVESTNHKTGEITNSTRIQFCIANFHESAEFFHNKILHHWKVETMHQYKDNSLLEDAHNCHLNPFLMTILRSMILNILHLNGAKSIQEQLINNRWDLDDSIAQILKLSF